The window aaacttcaaccttgGCTCTACCCTTTAGGGTTCAAACCAATCTTTACTTGCcctaattgatttttattttttagggtcgGGCCAGGATGACCCTGAtacaaaaaatattcataataaagaggagataaaaaatgtGAAGTTACAAAtttattggcaaaaaaaaagtaagagatcttttttttgggtaaaaaaagcaagagatcGGTGAGGAGATATTaagagttttgaggtgtcaaatcactcaatgtcaaacaatagataaaattaggttaaatttaGGATTAATATCAAGGTCATAACTAGGTCAAAATCAGGCTCGGGTTTAGGGAGGGCTCGAtaggccaaagacatcaacccttacttGCCTTGACCCcgactcagggtcagaaatttcagggttgggttggcctTCAAgatcaaaatttttgggtcagTTCATGTTTGGGATTAGGGCGAGCTAGGGGTGGGTTCGGGCCGTCAGACTAAACTTGCATCCTTAATTCGATGAACTAACCCATCGCGGAGTCCTTAGACTGCTGGAGCAATATCAGTGTGACCAGATGTTTGTTTAGTTGCAAATTGTGGTAAGAAAGAATAGTAGGGTCCTGTTAAAGTGATTGCCATTCTTTACAAGACTAAAATAGGACATTGATGGATTTAAAATGTTAATGGAAGCAGGGTTCCAACACTTACTGGACCAGGAAATCTTTCCATATGTCCAAATCATGTGTGAACATGTTCAAAGCAACTGTCCGTGGTTAGCATTGAGATAGTTTTGATGTCTATCAGCCCCAAAAACTCTGAACAATTTAAGGGGAAAAGCCATCTAAAGCTATTGTAATGTCAGCCTCCAAAATCAAGGAGGTAGAATGTTAATTATGTGAGTTGgggatttttctgatttttttggcTTTGTTTGGTTCAGGCAGAGTAGTTGAAAATGAAAGTAATATTGTAATTAAAGTTTCCAGACCGAACATTGTAAAATTTGTAGTAAGAAATTTCTCACCAGGGAGCCATGCATTTGCCATGCAAATTTTACTTTGCCTGGAATTTCTCACATCTGCAGCTGCTCGCGATGGAGTACAGGGTTCTTTTTTCTTAGGGCTGTAAGAAGAGTTGAACTTATGATCTCTTGATTGTGAGGTGTGGGTCCTCATCTAAAATCCCTATGGGTTAAAATATCCTTGATATCTATTTGCAAACAAATTTTCAACCTATTGAGCTGCCACCCTGGTCGCGGTCTATTATGTGAATCTCCTTAGAGACTCGCACCAAGCCATGGATTAGGTAGTATTGTATCAGTCGATATCTATTGTTGCATTAATATCAACCTTGATATGATACTAAACAGATACGGtccaaaaatagtttttttttttctttccacccTCGAAAATTGTTTTTGTCCTGAAATTGAAATCATACAGACAATCCTATCCTTATCGAATCAATATTAGTGTTGGTGGCCGATGCTGAAACCATGAACAAAAAACCTTGCACTCAACTCAggccatggtttcaaaatttgGATCGAGATTGGTGAAATCGCCCGGATTGGTATCGGCCTTGAAAGATCTGATATCAATTAACAGGGAGAACCCAAgggtaaaaagggaaaaaaattagaaagacaaaaagaagaagggtaaaTTCGTCTATCTATTTCAAAACGATCCGGGCTCAGGCTGTGACGATCCTGGGCGAGGTCGAGTCCttaggtgccgtttgataacacttcccattcctggagagtgttcttttacagaagtgttctttttcgattccatgctgtgaagacactctgggggaatagaaacagcgtttggtaaaactatttcagaaatggctttagaacaggaaaagaacagaaacagcgtttgacaaacacttctattcctggagagtacaataatgaaaattcacttttgaacaatgaaatcaataattacaaacatgctattatggtcaaatttaactaaAAACAGGAAAAATGATAGGGACTAATGAACAAAGTAGAAGATATCAGTATCAATGGATATTAAAAGAACCAAAGGGCAATGGCAATCTGAAGAAGTGTATAAGAAGTTGCTCTTCTCCAAAGGTTAACACAAATTTATTTCCTTAAACAATCTAACCACGTGCATCTAACATAAAAATTAGAATTGGCAGCGGTAAGGACCCAGTTAAGTAACAACACAAGACAACATGAGAtgaaagaaatatgagaaataaaattaaCACTGAAAAGGTAAATCTGTACTTTAGAACATTATTAGTTGGCTAACCACATCTAATTTGCAAAGCCATCATAGTCAACACTTTTGCTTCGTTGATAATGCCAAAACAAACTACATTTTTTACTCACTAACACCACTAAActaacatttttaatcattaaaTCCACATTTAACTAAGTCAAggcagggaagcggcgaaggagagagagggcaccgGCGATCGACCTGCAACCGACCTGCAACCGAGAGAGAGATACAGGgaagcggcgaaggagagagagggcagcggcgacgaCATTGCGCCCAACCTGCGACCGAGATAGAGAGAGACAGTgaagcggcgaaggagagagatggCAGCGGCGACGCACCTGGATACAcaacctgcgaccgagagagagagagagagggaatcggCGAAGGAGAGACAGGGCAGCGGCGACGCACCTGGATACAcaacctgcgaccgagagagagagagagagggaatcggcgaaggagagagagggcagaggCGAAACCTGAGAGTGAAAACCTGCAATACAGGACTTGGGGTTTTTTGATcgtgagatggagaaaagggtTTGGGGGTTTTGAATAGGGAAttgttcttttaagtttatAGAAGAATAGAGAAGCAACTTTTTGGTACTCTTGCAATgtattcttttctcattctttttcattggttcattccgggggaatacaaaaatgaaccggacgtgccaaacatatttctgttctatttgcattcccgcagaatagaagaacaccagaaacattctcccagagtgttatcaaacggcaccttaGAATGGTGTATTTCCAAAGATATCGTTCTTCCTGAAATGCCAATTGGATATGCAAAGAGCTATAGACAAGAGATCCGTAGGCCTCAACAGATTCTTTTATCTTGTCAGAACTCTTCGAACAGCAGCTCCATGTCGATCTCACATCCCTGGTATTCCTCCCCATCACGGCAGCTTCGTCCTTCCCTTCAACGAAGAAGGCATCACAGAAACTTTCAATTATTACGTTTCTCTCATCCGTTGGTGTGCCGAGCGAAAATGTGTCATGGGAATAAAAAACATCCAACTCTACATGATCAAGTCTGGTTTTCCTCACCTCAGTTTAGGCAATAAGCTCATTGATGCGTACCTCAAATGCGAAGATGTCGATGATGCCCGTAAACTGTTCGATGAGATGCCCCATAGGCACATAGTCAACTGGAattccatgatttctgtttaCGTTCGTCTTAGAAAAAGCAGAGAAGCTGTACGACTTTACGGAAGGATGGTTGCTGAGGGGGTTATTGCCGATGAATTTACCTTCTCCAGCACTCTCAAAGCTTTCTCTGATTTGGGTTTTCTCAGTGAATGCAGGAAAGCTCACGGACGTTTGGTGGTCTCAGGATTGGAGCTGTCGAATGTCTTTGTTGGTAGCGCCCTTGTAGATATGTATTCTAAGTTTGGAAGATTAAGGGATGCCCGCTTAGTTGCAGATCGCGTTGTGGACAAAGATGTGGTTCTGGTGACAGCTTTGATTGTGGGTTACACCCAACATGGTTCAGATAATGAGGCTCTTGATGTTTTCTGTAGTATGGTGAAGGAGGGTATTAAGGCCAATGAGTTCACATTTGCGAGCATCTTGATTGCTTGTGGCAATTTACAGGATCTGTGTAAAGGTAAGTTGATACATTGTCTTGTTATCAAATCCGGATTTGAATCTGGGGTTGCTTCACGGACTTCACTCCTCACTATGTATTCGAAGTATGGCTTGATTGATGATGCTTTAAAAATTTTTGATCGGTTCGACAATGCAAATCAGGTGAGCTGGACAGCAGTTATAATGGGTCTCACACAAAATGGTAGAGAAGAATCTGCATTGTCCATGCTATGCCAGATGATCCGTCATGCAATGGTTCCAaatgctttcaccttatctacTGTTCTCCGGGCTTGTTCGAGCCTTGCCATGCTTGAACAAGGGAAACAAATTCATGCTCTAGCGATGAAAATTGGGTTTGATAGAGATAGGTTCACAGGAGCTGCACTCGTCGACATGTATGGGAAATGTGGGAGCATTGAAACAGCGAGATTGATGTTTGATGATCTACCTGAACTTGATGTGGTACTTGTGAACTCCATGGTCACTAGTTATGGGCAGAGTGGTTATGGACTTGAAGCCGTCAAACTCTTCCATCAGATGCCGGATTTGGGAATTGAACCAAATGACGTGACATTCCTAAATGTGCTCTATGCGTGTAGCAATGCAGGGTTGCTTGAAGAAGGTCATCAAATATTCTCTTCCATCGGCAGTAACCCCAACATTGAAATGTCAAGAGATCACTATGCATGCATGGTTGATCTATTGGGACGTGCTGGAAAGCTTGAAGAGGCTGAAGAGCTAATCACCCAAGTGAAAAACCCTGATGTGGTTCTATGGAGGACATTGCTCAGTGCTTGTAGAATTCATGGGGAAGTTGAGATGGCAAGAAGAGTTGCAATTAGTATTCTTCAACTGGAACCAGGGGATGAGGGGACTCACATCCTGTTGTCCAACATCTATGCAACGACTGGTAATTGGAGTGAAGTGATTAAAATGAAAAGCACAATGAGGGAGATGAGATTGAGAAAGAGTCCAGCAATGAGTTGGGTTGAGGTTGGCAAGGAAGTACATGCGTTCATGGCTGGAGATTGGTCCCATCCCAGTTCCAGAGCAATCTATGTAATGTTGGAGGAATTGATTGAGAAGGTTATGGATTTGGGTTATGTTCCTGATACAAGTTTCGTGTTGCAAGACATGaatgagaaggagaaggagaaatcTCTGTATCATCATAGTGAGAAGTTGGCAATAGCCTTTGCATTGTTGAGCAGCAGCAGCGGCACAGATTGTGTGAGGATTTTCAAAAACCTTAGGGTCTGTGGGGATTGCCATACTTGGATTAAGTTTGTCACTAAGGTTGTTGGGAAAGAGATAATTGCCCGTGATGCAAAGAGGTTTCACCATTTTAGAGATGGCCTATGTTCTTGTGGAGATTATTGGTGATTCCCATTTTTAGGGATGATTTGATCATTGGACATTGCTGTAGACTGTAGGATCGTCTGAAACACTTCTAACCCATCTCTACTATTCCATCATTGGACATCTCCATATTGTTTGTACCCACATGGAAGTGGTACATAGGGTTCAAGGATAATCTCATTTTCTACCATTTGTTCTTAATTTgtcttaatttttaatttagttTTGTGGAAAAGAAAGCTACCCGGTTGCGCCCTCTACCAGATTTGCGGCTACTGTAAGTTACAGTAGCCAGCAGCGGTGCGAGGTGATGGAACTCTTTAGACGATCTTTAGGGACTTGGACAATGTAGGTTCCTGGTGGTGGTTGGGGAGGGGTTTGTGATTTGTGTCAGGGTTCTTCGTCATTGTGGAGTCTCTTGGGTGAATTCTGTCGTTTATTAGTGGAACTCTGTTCGACCAAAGACGAAAAAAAGATGAGCTTTTGAAGCATATAAAGGAATCCTTGTTAATAATGGCCAAGAAAAGTCAGATTGAGAAAGATGTTTGATTTGACAACCATTGTCTTTTGCTAGAAACCCAGAAGTAAGAAAGCGGAAAATGATGAGCCAAATGGAACGCTAATTTCTAGAGACTCAACGAACTTTTGATCAACCAAGAGTCCACTTTCTTGACCACTCCAAAGTGGAAACTATGCTAAGAACTGCGACAGAATGGAGAGCTTGGTTATGAAGAACAGAGCTTTGGTTAGTTCTCAGTTTTGGGTTCCCTttagccagagagagagagagagaaaacaagtCTTTGCAGAAGGTGggccactaaaaaagaaaaaatcttttctttagCCATGGATTTTCATTTATTGCCAACAGAGCATTCTCAGTTGTCAAGAGGCTCAAGAGCAGATGTACCGGCCGGTAGTGAAGGGGTGGCGCCGTTGAGTAGAGAATCTCTCTGACATACCCAAcaacatttctctttttttttttctttcttttgctaaGAAGAAGAAGTCAACAACAGTATATAAGGCCTTCAATTAACTCTTTGATTCTCTTGGTCTAATACTAAATTTAGCAGATGATACACTGAAGCAAAGAAAAGCTCAATTTTGATTCttctcaatttatttatttggtggCTGGGGGATATATACAGATAAAGAAGAGGGATTCAAAGGGAACATGGAAACCCTTTGACACATGGTTACTTCTCATGAATTCCCTTTAATCAGTGCCCCTCAATTCATTCAAATCTAGAATCTCTCCAATTTATTTGTAGGACTATCAGTCTAACCCAGCTTCTTATGATTCGAGTCACTGGAGCTGAAGTGCTTCTTTGGACCTTCCCAAGAGAGACAAAACGGTTGCAGATATATGCCTTGAAGTAAGCCCTGCTTCTTGAATCTGATCTTGTGGTGATCCATGGTCAATATATCTATCAGGCAGCACCATTGATCTCAACTGCAAAGAATCTCAATAGAATCAAAGTCAAGGGgaaattttggagaaaaaaaaaaggtgggggggggggggacagagagagagagagagaaagagagagagaggagggattTCTCATGGGATCTGAAAGTTTTCACTGAAAGGGAGACTACCTTGAGATGTCCATCTAGAAGGCCATTCAAGCTTAGAAAGTGAGAGACATGAGATCCAAATCCCCCAATGGAACCTTCCTCCACTGTAATCAGGATCTCATGCTCATTAGCTAGATTTCTTATTAGCGCTGTATCAAGAGGTTTGCAGAACCTAGCATCAGCAACTGTGACAGTGATGTCACGGGATTCGAGTACATTTGCAGCTTCAATACATTGCTGAACTACGGCACCAAAGCCTAGAAGAGCCACTCTGTTTCCTTCCATCAGTATTCTACCTTTCCCAATCTGTGAAAAAACCAAAGGGAATATGATTTTTCTTCAGTGGTATTGCTCATTTCAAATTGGAGATTTTACAAATGTTGCCCGTGATGCTTACCTCAAGTGGAGTACCTTTGTTATTAGGAGGGAGTGCTACTCCAACTCCATTACCCCTTGGAAACCTAAAGCAGCTTGGCCTGTCATCAATGGCTGCTGCTGTGGCAACCATATGCATCAGCTCAGCTTCATTGGAGGGAGCCATGACCACCATATTTGGCAAGCAAGCCATGTACGTAATATCAAATGCTCCACAATGAGTAGGTCCATCAGCACCAACCAAGCCAGCTCGATCTAATGCGAACCGCACTGGTAGTTTCTGAAGATCTACATCATGCACCACCTGAAATCCATTCAAAGGAGCAGCTTCAGAAATTTCAGATactccaaaaaacaaaaacaaaaaaatcccaaatttaaataattcaaaattatttgttCCTAATGGATTGCCTGGTCATATCCTCGTTGCAAAAATGATGAATAGATG is drawn from Macadamia integrifolia cultivar HAES 741 chromosome 7, SCU_Mint_v3, whole genome shotgun sequence and contains these coding sequences:
- the LOC122084461 gene encoding pentatricopeptide repeat-containing protein At5g65570 → MQRAIDKRSVGLNRFFYLVRTLRTAAPCRSHIPGIPPHHGSFVLPFNEEGITETFNYYVSLIRWCAERKCVMGIKNIQLYMIKSGFPHLSLGNKLIDAYLKCEDVDDARKLFDEMPHRHIVNWNSMISVYVRLRKSREAVRLYGRMVAEGVIADEFTFSSTLKAFSDLGFLSECRKAHGRLVVSGLELSNVFVGSALVDMYSKFGRLRDARLVADRVVDKDVVLVTALIVGYTQHGSDNEALDVFCSMVKEGIKANEFTFASILIACGNLQDLCKGKLIHCLVIKSGFESGVASRTSLLTMYSKYGLIDDALKIFDRFDNANQVSWTAVIMGLTQNGREESALSMLCQMIRHAMVPNAFTLSTVLRACSSLAMLEQGKQIHALAMKIGFDRDRFTGAALVDMYGKCGSIETARLMFDDLPELDVVLVNSMVTSYGQSGYGLEAVKLFHQMPDLGIEPNDVTFLNVLYACSNAGLLEEGHQIFSSIGSNPNIEMSRDHYACMVDLLGRAGKLEEAEELITQVKNPDVVLWRTLLSACRIHGEVEMARRVAISILQLEPGDEGTHILLSNIYATTGNWSEVIKMKSTMREMRLRKSPAMSWVEVGKEVHAFMAGDWSHPSSRAIYVMLEELIEKVMDLGYVPDTSFVLQDMNEKEKEKSLYHHSEKLAIAFALLSSSSGTDCVRIFKNLRVCGDCHTWIKFVTKVVGKEIIARDAKRFHHFRDGLCSCGDYW